One part of the Flavobacterium johnsoniae UW101 genome encodes these proteins:
- a CDS encoding LacI family DNA-binding transcriptional regulator, producing the protein MNDTKLIDIASALGISVTTVSKALKGYTDISKSTRAKVIEMAETMNYMPNSVAVNLRTNETKTIGVIIPATVHHFFSSVLNGILEEAEKRGYLVIILQSNEKYEMEKKQLALLIQKRVDGVLMSLSNETDDFSHINDAIRKNTPVVLFDKIAKRVDCSKVVINDAKAAFDAVSYLINKGYKKIAHFRGSYVPQNSIDRFLGYKRALEAHGIEYDSKLVYVCDNNTDFEDGYENAQKIMAEHPDIDAIFAITDLVAIGIIKYFNEAGIKTPDQVAVFGFSNWFMSTVISPKLTTIDQPGFEMGHTAVSILIDEIADIKEHRKVEHQIIELPTRIIERESTVK; encoded by the coding sequence ATGAATGATACAAAATTAATAGATATAGCCTCGGCATTAGGAATATCGGTTACAACCGTTTCAAAGGCATTAAAAGGGTATACAGATATTAGTAAGTCGACACGCGCCAAAGTTATCGAAATGGCCGAAACGATGAACTATATGCCTAATTCTGTAGCAGTTAATTTAAGAACCAACGAAACCAAAACTATTGGCGTTATTATCCCTGCAACGGTTCATCACTTTTTTTCGAGTGTTTTAAACGGCATTTTAGAAGAAGCTGAAAAAAGAGGTTATCTGGTCATCATTCTGCAATCGAATGAAAAATATGAAATGGAGAAAAAACAGCTTGCTTTATTAATTCAAAAGCGGGTTGACGGCGTTCTAATGTCACTTTCCAATGAAACGGATGATTTCTCTCATATTAATGACGCCATTCGAAAAAATACTCCGGTTGTTTTATTTGATAAAATCGCCAAAAGAGTGGATTGCTCTAAAGTGGTTATTAACGATGCCAAAGCTGCTTTTGATGCAGTTTCGTATCTTATTAATAAAGGGTATAAAAAAATAGCGCATTTTAGAGGTTCATATGTTCCTCAAAATTCCATTGATCGCTTTCTGGGTTATAAACGCGCGCTCGAAGCTCATGGAATTGAATACGATTCGAAACTGGTTTATGTTTGTGATAACAATACTGACTTTGAAGACGGTTACGAAAATGCCCAAAAAATTATGGCTGAACATCCGGATATCGATGCTATTTTTGCTATTACCGATTTAGTCGCTATCGGGATTATAAAATATTTTAATGAGGCGGGAATAAAAACACCGGATCAGGTGGCGGTTTTTGGCTTTAGCAACTGGTTTATGAGTACCGTTATTTCGCCTAAATTAACGACAATTGACCAGCCTGGATTTGAAATGGGACACACCGCCGTTTCTATTTTAATTGATGAAATTGCCGACATAAAAGAACATCGTAAAGTCGAACATCAAATTATAGAACTTCCAACAAGAATCATAGAACGAGAATCGACTGTAAAATGA
- a CDS encoding TonB-dependent receptor: MKKLHHYLGTLFLMFCLFFLPNNLFAQNTAKVSGKVLDDSGVTIPGANVTLKETGKSTVTDENGGYSFSNVEAGTYTIMATNVGYKTFEKKIALKEGESIEVSLLLEGESQSLKEVVVTGSSAPRSKLESSVAITTMGAKAIEDRAPSSTAALLQTIPGFVVEASGGEIGNNLFARGIPSAGAYEYVQIQEDGLPVFEDGALQFANADTFYRLDETVSKMEAVRGGSASIFANNAPGGIINFISKTGQNDFQGRAKFTTSDYGMFRTDLNLSGALIQDKLFFNVGGFYRTDNGVRNTGFTANKGGQIKGNITYKFDDNDYLRINFKHLDDRNTFYLPIPLKSNNGKVEGIPGFNPNYGTLTSVNFSHLNVPQYGGGTFSADLEDGSHPIINSIGAEFKKKISEKVTFKNAFKQTSIDLNYNAIFPNGGPWTQDAYAADVQNTTAGNLAYTYVDNGAALDPNALIMRADLWHIEKKMSNFANNFSFSFDLDPVKLTAGYYYSNWKSNQYWNWNSYLVSVSDNPRLLNVKDNTTGVDHTWNGVERITWLERDAQTKGLLNDIYADAEIKATDNLTFNAGLRYNKDKYSGYRDNARFFAENLGILDNNTADDAVTTVKGNPYTYWRYDVSEWSYTAAGNYKFNDNMASYVRYSHGFRSPIEESFYDNAANLSKLENTEVNQFELGYKYSSSFFSVNANLFHMNLKNVAFTDILSDGSSENKFADVNNIGLEVETNARYKFAKLNFTFTVQKPEYDNFTGTNADGSTFDFNGNTARRIPKFFCNLRPEVDITKDFTAYVQFSYYDKKFTNQDNKQVLPAYKEVGAGLNYTYNNLRFAVDASNLFNEIGLTEGDPRQTTSAASDVFMARPILGRAFRFSVAINF; this comes from the coding sequence ATGAAAAAGCTGCACCATTATTTAGGTACATTATTTTTAATGTTTTGCCTATTTTTTTTACCAAATAATCTGTTTGCTCAAAATACAGCTAAAGTTTCAGGAAAAGTACTCGACGATAGCGGCGTAACAATTCCCGGAGCAAACGTAACACTTAAGGAAACAGGAAAAAGCACCGTTACAGACGAAAACGGAGGATATTCTTTCTCAAACGTCGAAGCAGGAACCTACACTATTATGGCAACAAATGTGGGTTACAAAACTTTCGAGAAAAAAATTGCCTTAAAAGAGGGAGAATCTATAGAGGTAAGCTTACTTCTTGAAGGCGAATCACAAAGTTTAAAAGAAGTTGTCGTAACAGGTTCATCTGCTCCAAGATCTAAACTTGAATCGAGCGTTGCCATTACCACAATGGGAGCCAAAGCTATTGAAGACCGAGCGCCATCGAGCACGGCGGCGTTGCTGCAGACTATTCCGGGATTTGTAGTTGAAGCATCTGGAGGAGAAATTGGAAACAACCTTTTTGCAAGAGGAATTCCGTCTGCGGGAGCGTATGAATATGTACAGATTCAGGAAGACGGATTACCGGTTTTTGAAGATGGAGCTTTGCAATTTGCCAATGCCGATACTTTTTACAGATTAGACGAAACAGTAAGCAAAATGGAAGCTGTTCGTGGAGGTTCTGCTTCAATTTTCGCCAACAATGCTCCGGGAGGAATCATCAACTTTATTTCAAAAACAGGTCAGAATGATTTTCAAGGAAGAGCAAAATTTACAACCTCAGATTACGGAATGTTTAGAACCGACCTTAATTTATCAGGTGCTTTAATTCAGGATAAATTATTTTTTAATGTCGGCGGATTTTACAGAACTGACAATGGAGTAAGAAATACTGGTTTTACTGCCAACAAGGGTGGACAAATAAAAGGAAACATCACTTATAAATTTGATGACAACGATTATTTAAGAATCAATTTCAAACATCTTGATGACAGAAATACATTCTATTTACCAATCCCTTTAAAAAGCAACAACGGAAAAGTGGAAGGAATTCCAGGCTTTAATCCAAATTACGGAACATTGACTTCAGTAAATTTCAGTCATTTAAATGTACCTCAATACGGAGGCGGAACTTTCAGCGCAGATTTAGAAGATGGTTCACATCCAATTATCAACTCAATTGGAGCTGAATTTAAAAAGAAAATTTCTGAAAAAGTTACTTTCAAAAATGCTTTCAAACAAACAAGCATCGATTTAAATTACAATGCTATTTTTCCTAATGGAGGACCTTGGACACAAGATGCTTATGCAGCAGATGTTCAAAATACAACAGCAGGAAACCTTGCTTATACGTATGTAGATAATGGTGCAGCACTTGATCCAAACGCTTTAATTATGAGAGCAGATCTTTGGCACATCGAGAAGAAAATGAGCAATTTTGCGAATAATTTCTCTTTTTCTTTTGATTTAGATCCGGTGAAACTAACAGCGGGTTACTACTATTCTAACTGGAAATCAAATCAATACTGGAACTGGAATTCGTATTTGGTAAGTGTTTCAGACAATCCGAGATTATTAAATGTAAAAGATAATACAACAGGAGTTGATCATACATGGAATGGTGTAGAAAGAATTACGTGGTTAGAAAGAGACGCGCAGACAAAAGGGCTTTTAAATGATATTTATGCTGATGCCGAAATTAAAGCGACAGACAATTTAACCTTTAATGCAGGTTTAAGATACAACAAAGACAAATATTCCGGATACAGAGACAACGCCAGATTTTTTGCCGAAAACTTAGGAATTTTAGATAATAATACGGCGGATGATGCAGTAACAACAGTAAAAGGAAATCCTTATACTTATTGGAGATATGATGTAAGTGAATGGTCGTATACTGCAGCGGGAAATTACAAATTCAACGACAATATGGCTTCATACGTGCGTTACAGCCACGGTTTTAGATCTCCAATTGAAGAATCGTTTTATGATAATGCAGCCAATTTAAGCAAATTGGAAAATACAGAAGTAAATCAGTTTGAGCTGGGTTATAAATATTCAAGTTCTTTCTTCTCTGTAAATGCGAATTTGTTTCACATGAATTTGAAAAATGTGGCGTTCACGGATATTTTATCTGATGGATCTTCAGAAAATAAATTTGCCGATGTAAACAATATTGGTCTTGAAGTAGAAACGAATGCAAGATATAAATTTGCGAAACTGAACTTTACATTCACAGTTCAAAAACCAGAATACGACAACTTTACAGGGACAAATGCAGACGGTTCTACTTTTGATTTTAATGGAAATACTGCACGAAGAATCCCTAAATTTTTCTGCAACCTAAGACCTGAAGTTGATATTACAAAAGATTTTACAGCTTATGTTCAGTTTTCTTATTACGATAAAAAATTCACGAATCAGGATAACAAACAAGTTTTACCGGCTTACAAAGAAGTTGGAGCAGGTTTAAATTACACGTATAACAATCTTCGTTTTGCAGTAGATGCTTCAAACTTATTCAACGAAATTGGTTTAACAGAAGGAGATCCAAGACAAACAACATCTGCAGCGAGCGATGTGTTTATGGCAAGACCTATTTTAGGACGTGCTTTTAGATTTTCGGTAGCGATTAATTTCTAA
- a CDS encoding MFS transporter encodes MKNIGIKISLYLNYFVFAILLNSVGIVILKSQKNYGVDEVQASILEAFKDMPIAIVSFFIASFLPRIGYRKAMLTGLALVTLACISMYFGNSFNNAKILFATVGVSFALIKVSVYSLIGTVTETKKEHNALMSSIEGFFMVGIALAYFLFPAFNNENDPNSWLNVYWLLAGLSFLSFLFLLFIKFEETEVAAGANLKDDFLQMFKLMAKLLTVIFVISVFLFVMIEQGILSWLPTFNTKVLHLPENISIMMASILAVSLAIGRLIAGIVTKKINWIWVLSFCIVSAMLLVTFVLPKTVGLEVKNIDTLSDIPLIGFAFPLIGLFIAPIYPLLNSIVLSALPKNLQSSMTGLIVIFSALGGTLGSRITGWLFKNEGPEKAFYFTLIPMTLLLISFFILKKITAKDEI; translated from the coding sequence ATGAAAAATATAGGAATTAAAATCTCACTTTACCTCAATTATTTTGTCTTTGCTATTTTATTAAACAGCGTAGGAATTGTGATTTTAAAATCGCAGAAAAATTATGGAGTCGACGAGGTTCAGGCGAGTATTTTAGAAGCCTTTAAAGATATGCCAATTGCCATTGTATCCTTTTTTATAGCTTCTTTTCTGCCCCGAATAGGTTATAGAAAAGCGATGTTAACAGGATTGGCTTTGGTTACTTTGGCGTGTATTTCTATGTATTTTGGAAACTCATTTAACAATGCTAAAATCCTTTTTGCAACCGTTGGAGTTTCATTTGCTCTGATTAAAGTTTCTGTTTATTCGTTAATAGGAACCGTAACCGAAACCAAAAAAGAGCACAATGCTTTAATGAGCAGTATCGAAGGTTTTTTTATGGTAGGAATTGCGCTGGCTTATTTTTTATTTCCGGCTTTTAATAACGAAAATGATCCCAATTCATGGCTTAATGTATATTGGTTATTGGCAGGATTATCGTTTTTATCGTTTTTGTTTTTACTCTTTATAAAATTTGAAGAAACAGAAGTCGCAGCAGGAGCAAACCTTAAAGATGATTTTTTGCAGATGTTCAAATTAATGGCAAAACTGCTGACCGTTATTTTTGTCATCAGCGTGTTTTTATTTGTAATGATCGAGCAGGGAATACTTTCTTGGCTGCCTACATTTAATACAAAAGTGCTGCATCTGCCTGAAAACATCAGCATTATGATGGCCAGTATTTTGGCAGTTTCATTAGCAATTGGAAGACTTATAGCAGGAATTGTAACTAAAAAAATAAACTGGATTTGGGTTTTAAGTTTCTGCATTGTTTCAGCCATGCTTTTGGTAACATTTGTGCTTCCAAAAACGGTTGGATTAGAAGTGAAAAATATTGATACACTTTCAGATATACCATTAATTGGTTTTGCATTTCCTTTAATCGGATTGTTTATTGCGCCCATTTATCCATTGTTAAATTCAATTGTATTAAGTGCTTTACCAAAGAATCTGCAAAGTTCCATGACCGGATTAATTGTCATTTTTTCGGCTCTTGGCGGCACATTGGGGTCCAGAATTACAGGCTGGCTTTTTAAAAATGAAGGTCCGGAAAAGGCTTTTTATTTTACCCTCATTCCAATGACTTTGTTACTGATCTCCTTTTTTATTCTTAAAAAAATAACTGCAAAAGATGAAATTTAA
- a CDS encoding alpha,alpha-trehalase yields MKFKLHITQTIEKLLAQEDTDGDKKITIDDNGPKSFLLYDQDGNPAVIKGTYQLSNLLQELALAKKNNVESAEIDLNEITEDPVKRISRKIKDLYWNGLTRTIDAIGVKKILEDDKIENEFAYLYVPFGDEIVFDYFKKLEASTPKLKVVQMPKNITPEYVLSLNKKPGILALALQIKNNEVSGVPFVVPGGRFNEMYGWDSYFIAKGLLIDDKIDLALGIAENFKYQIDHYGKILNANRSYYLTRTQPPLYTSLIIDVLEKSNPDIFWIERHLKTAIKEYLTVWMEEGKRLTANGLNRYKAEGIGLPFEVEEGHFDDILEQYAPKYNLSTREFEKKYLEREVVDEELDKYFIHDRSMRESGHDTTNRLVGVCANLNTVAINSLLYKYETDIAFLIQKYFKNEFQYFEDKSFSSEYWLLKASSRKEKINKLLWSSENGIYFDYDFVNEKQHVFEAATTFYPLWAKISTPEQAEILVKKTLPKFKMKGGITGSTKESIAGVDENAPIRQWDYPFGWAPHQMLLWEGLLNYNFNEEAQEMVYRWLWLITRNAVDYNGTIPEKFDLSISSHKIFAEYGNVGTEFNYITEEGFGWMNASYQFGLTILKDDLKQKLSDLVDPDELF; encoded by the coding sequence ATGAAATTTAAACTACATATAACCCAAACCATCGAAAAATTATTGGCTCAGGAAGATACTGACGGCGATAAAAAAATTACGATAGATGACAACGGTCCAAAAAGTTTTTTACTTTATGATCAAGATGGAAATCCGGCAGTTATTAAAGGAACTTACCAGCTCTCGAATTTATTGCAGGAACTGGCCTTGGCTAAGAAAAACAATGTCGAATCAGCGGAGATAGATTTAAACGAAATCACCGAAGATCCTGTCAAAAGAATTTCAAGAAAAATTAAAGACTTGTATTGGAACGGCCTTACCAGAACAATCGATGCCATTGGCGTAAAGAAAATTCTGGAAGACGATAAAATCGAAAATGAATTTGCTTATTTATATGTGCCTTTTGGCGACGAAATTGTTTTTGATTATTTCAAGAAATTAGAAGCCTCAACACCAAAATTAAAAGTGGTGCAGATGCCTAAAAATATTACTCCTGAATATGTTTTATCACTGAACAAAAAACCGGGAATTCTGGCTTTGGCACTTCAAATTAAAAACAATGAAGTTTCGGGCGTTCCGTTTGTGGTTCCCGGCGGAAGATTCAACGAAATGTACGGCTGGGACAGTTATTTTATTGCTAAAGGACTTTTAATTGATGATAAAATTGACCTTGCTTTGGGTATTGCCGAGAACTTTAAATATCAAATAGATCATTACGGAAAAATTCTAAACGCTAACAGAAGTTATTATTTAACCAGAACACAGCCTCCGTTGTATACATCGTTGATTATAGATGTTTTAGAAAAGTCAAATCCGGATATTTTTTGGATTGAAAGACATTTAAAAACGGCTATAAAAGAATATTTAACCGTTTGGATGGAAGAAGGAAAAAGACTTACAGCAAATGGTTTAAATCGTTATAAAGCAGAAGGAATCGGGCTTCCGTTTGAGGTAGAAGAAGGGCATTTTGATGATATTCTGGAACAATATGCGCCAAAATACAACTTGTCTACGCGAGAATTCGAAAAGAAATATCTGGAAAGGGAAGTGGTTGATGAAGAACTCGATAAATACTTTATTCACGATCGGAGCATGCGCGAAAGCGGTCATGACACAACCAATAGATTAGTTGGAGTTTGTGCCAATTTAAATACAGTTGCGATCAATAGTCTGCTTTATAAATACGAAACCGATATTGCTTTTTTGATTCAGAAATACTTTAAAAATGAATTTCAATATTTTGAAGATAAATCCTTTTCAAGTGAATATTGGCTGTTAAAAGCATCTTCGAGAAAAGAAAAAATAAACAAATTGTTATGGAGTTCTGAAAATGGAATTTATTTCGATTATGATTTTGTGAATGAAAAACAGCATGTTTTTGAAGCAGCCACAACTTTTTATCCGCTTTGGGCAAAAATAAGTACTCCGGAACAAGCTGAAATTTTGGTGAAAAAGACACTTCCAAAGTTTAAAATGAAAGGCGGAATTACGGGAAGTACCAAAGAATCAATTGCCGGCGTTGATGAAAATGCACCAATACGCCAATGGGATTATCCGTTTGGCTGGGCGCCGCATCAAATGCTTTTATGGGAAGGACTTCTGAATTATAATTTTAATGAAGAAGCGCAGGAAATGGTCTATCGCTGGCTTTGGCTCATTACCAGAAACGCGGTTGATTACAACGGAACGATTCCGGAAAAGTTTGATTTATCGATAAGCTCGCATAAAATCTTTGCCGAATACGGAAACGTAGGAACGGAATTTAATTATATAACCGAGGAAGGTTTTGGATGGATGAATGCTTCGTATCAATTCGGTTTAACGATTTTAAAAGACGATTTAAAACAAAAATTATCAGATTTAGTTGATCCTGATGAACTTTTTTAA
- a CDS encoding polyprenyl synthetase family protein yields the protein MHDISQYQDFFIDYLKNQNIHKEPTNLYEPIEYILGLGGKRMRPVLTLMAAEVFDTNYKTALPAAMAVEVFHNFSLVHDDIMDDAPLRRGQVTVHEKWDLNTGILSGDAMLILAYQYFEQYEPEVFRDLAKLFSKTALEVCEGQQWDVDFEQRNNVTIPEYLKMIEYKTAVLVAAAMKMGAIVAKTSEKEGDLIYDFGLNLGLAFQLQDDYLDAFGDPETFGKQVGGDIIENKKTYLYLKALEFSTPEKASELEKLFSLQLEDNSEKIETAKAIFNESGASKSTQEAIEMYTFKAFETLEKMDINAEKKNILRTFGENLMGRKV from the coding sequence ATGCACGATATTAGCCAGTACCAGGATTTTTTTATTGATTATCTAAAAAATCAAAACATACACAAAGAACCCACAAATCTTTACGAACCCATTGAATATATTTTAGGACTTGGCGGAAAACGTATGCGTCCGGTACTTACCTTAATGGCTGCAGAAGTTTTTGATACTAACTATAAAACGGCTCTTCCGGCTGCAATGGCGGTTGAAGTTTTTCATAATTTTTCGCTTGTTCATGATGATATTATGGATGACGCGCCTTTAAGAAGAGGTCAAGTTACGGTTCATGAAAAATGGGATTTAAATACCGGAATTCTTTCTGGAGATGCCATGCTGATCCTGGCTTACCAGTATTTTGAACAATACGAGCCAGAGGTTTTTAGAGATTTAGCGAAACTTTTCAGCAAAACGGCTCTTGAAGTATGCGAAGGACAGCAGTGGGATGTTGATTTTGAACAAAGAAACAACGTTACGATCCCGGAATATTTAAAAATGATCGAATATAAAACCGCTGTTTTAGTTGCTGCTGCCATGAAAATGGGTGCAATTGTGGCTAAAACTTCTGAAAAAGAAGGCGATTTAATTTACGATTTCGGATTGAATTTAGGTCTCGCTTTCCAGTTACAAGATGATTATTTAGATGCTTTTGGTGATCCGGAAACTTTTGGAAAACAGGTTGGCGGTGATATTATCGAAAACAAAAAAACCTATTTATATCTAAAAGCTTTAGAATTTTCGACTCCGGAAAAAGCTTCAGAATTAGAAAAATTATTCAGTTTGCAATTAGAAGATAATTCAGAGAAAATAGAAACTGCAAAAGCTATTTTTAACGAATCAGGAGCTTCAAAATCAACTCAGGAAGCAATTGAAATGTACACTTTTAAAGCTTTTGAAACTTTAGAAAAAATGGATATTAACGCTGAAAAGAAAAATATTTTAAGAACTTTTGGCGAAAATTTAATGGGTAGAAAAGTTTAA
- a CDS encoding YceI family protein: protein MKTTWTLDSTQSDVLIKMRHSIIAYLGGTTNKFGGYVNIEDNEIEDASVEFSLDINNKTESFQQIDTNLQLQDFFDVDEHPIISFKSTSFQKINNNINFFKGDLTIKDVTRVVELDAEFIGVNTYNGEKKVAFEIKGDIKRQDFGLDYNSFHHNGGLALGKDIKLIANLEFSI from the coding sequence ATGAAAACAACATGGACCTTAGATTCTACTCAATCAGATGTTTTAATTAAAATGAGACATTCGATAATTGCTTATTTGGGAGGAACAACAAACAAATTTGGCGGTTATGTGAATATTGAAGATAATGAAATTGAAGATGCATCAGTTGAGTTTTCACTGGATATTAACAATAAAACTGAAAGCTTTCAGCAGATTGATACCAATTTACAGCTTCAGGACTTTTTTGATGTAGATGAACATCCGATTATCAGTTTTAAATCGACTTCATTTCAAAAGATAAATAACAATATTAATTTTTTCAAAGGAGATTTAACCATAAAAGATGTTACGAGAGTTGTAGAACTTGATGCAGAATTTATTGGAGTAAATACATATAACGGAGAGAAAAAAGTTGCTTTTGAAATTAAAGGAGATATTAAACGTCAGGATTTTGGTCTTGACTACAATTCTTTTCATCATAATGGAGGTTTAGCGCTTGGAAAAGACATTAAACTAATCGCTAATTTAGAATTTAGCATATAA
- a CDS encoding TetR/AcrR family transcriptional regulator: MKEKIIAKASELFLKLGFKSVTMDDIAGEMCISKKTIYKYFCNKEVLIEESTSMVHSQVHEIMDTIIAKNYNAIHENFEIREMFRDMFKNNIDTSPIYQLKKHYPEIYQNILSIEIDQCTQCFKDNIDKGIREGLYRSDLNVEVYVKFYYTLIFHINENTVSESEAQRIELEALEYHTRAMATEKGVEELEKQLKRIKN; the protein is encoded by the coding sequence ATGAAAGAGAAAATAATAGCAAAAGCAAGTGAACTTTTTTTGAAGCTTGGTTTTAAGAGTGTTACGATGGATGATATTGCAGGAGAAATGTGTATTTCGAAAAAAACGATTTACAAATATTTCTGTAATAAAGAAGTTTTGATTGAAGAAAGCACTTCAATGGTTCATAGTCAGGTTCACGAAATTATGGATACTATTATAGCTAAGAATTATAATGCTATTCATGAAAATTTTGAGATTAGAGAAATGTTTCGGGATATGTTTAAAAACAATATTGATACTTCTCCAATTTACCAGTTGAAAAAGCATTATCCGGAGATTTACCAAAATATCCTTTCAATCGAAATTGATCAATGTACACAGTGTTTCAAAGATAATATTGATAAAGGAATTCGAGAAGGGCTTTACAGAAGTGATTTGAATGTTGAGGTTTATGTGAAGTTTTATTACACACTAATTTTTCATATTAATGAAAATACGGTTTCAGAAAGTGAAGCACAAAGAATAGAATTAGAAGCATTAGAATACCATACTCGAGCAATGGCTACTGAAAAAGGAGTCGAGGAATTAGAAAAGCAATTAAAACGAATTAAAAATTAA
- a CDS encoding TolC family protein — translation MKRIFLIVLCTIGLSAAAQTTTLTLKDAVNYALQNKADAKKAKLQVENSEYKIQEVRSRALPQISANGNLTYNPIIQTTVIDGAAFGAPGTAIQAAFGQKWTSTAGVSLTQAIFDQSVFTGLRAAKSTREFYQINDQLTEEQVIERVANNYYSVYVQKERLTLLDSNYVNTTKVRDIVQGQFDNGLAKKIDLDRIIVKMSNIDTERQQIKNQITLQENALKFYMGMPIETQIDMPKEEFEVVPAALTQEPNIENRTEYLLLKKQEELLVLNKKAVQAGYYPTLSLTAGYNYIGQGPEFPWFAKPEKGVYWSDFSAIGLNLHVPIFTGFGTRAKVRQADVEIRSLQEDIKDTKLSLDLDYRNAMAQIENNLVTIENQKENMRLATEILSNTKNNYLQGLASLTDLLDAENASLEAQNNYTRAVLNYKIAEISLIKSKGELKSLTK, via the coding sequence ATGAAAAGAATCTTTCTTATAGTTTTGTGTACAATAGGCTTGTCTGCCGCCGCACAAACCACTACTTTAACTCTGAAAGACGCCGTTAACTACGCGCTTCAAAATAAAGCCGATGCAAAAAAGGCAAAACTTCAGGTTGAAAACAGCGAATATAAAATTCAGGAAGTACGTTCAAGAGCATTGCCTCAAATTTCTGCAAACGGAAATTTAACGTATAACCCAATTATTCAGACTACGGTTATTGATGGAGCAGCATTTGGTGCGCCGGGAACTGCAATTCAGGCAGCATTTGGACAAAAATGGACATCAACTGCAGGGGTTTCTTTAACTCAGGCAATTTTTGACCAATCAGTTTTTACAGGATTAAGAGCTGCAAAATCTACTCGTGAGTTTTATCAAATAAACGATCAGTTAACAGAAGAACAAGTTATTGAAAGAGTTGCAAATAACTACTATTCAGTTTACGTACAAAAAGAAAGATTAACTTTATTAGACAGCAATTACGTAAATACTACAAAAGTTCGTGACATCGTACAAGGACAGTTTGATAACGGTTTAGCAAAAAAAATTGACTTAGATCGTATCATTGTAAAAATGTCGAACATCGATACAGAGCGTCAGCAGATTAAAAACCAAATTACTTTACAGGAAAACGCATTGAAGTTTTACATGGGTATGCCTATTGAAACTCAAATCGATATGCCAAAAGAAGAATTTGAAGTTGTTCCGGCTGCCTTAACTCAAGAGCCAAATATTGAAAACAGAACAGAATATCTGCTTTTGAAAAAACAAGAAGAGCTTTTGGTTCTTAACAAAAAAGCTGTTCAGGCAGGATATTATCCAACACTTTCTCTAACTGCAGGTTATAATTATATTGGTCAGGGACCTGAATTTCCTTGGTTTGCAAAACCAGAAAAAGGGGTTTACTGGTCAGATTTCTCTGCAATTGGATTAAACTTACACGTACCAATTTTTACAGGTTTTGGAACTCGTGCAAAAGTAAGACAAGCTGATGTTGAAATCAGATCTCTTCAGGAAGACATCAAAGACACAAAACTTTCTCTTGATTTAGATTATAGAAATGCCATGGCTCAAATCGAGAATAACTTGGTAACTATTGAAAATCAGAAAGAAAATATGCGTTTAGCAACTGAAATTTTAAGTAATACTAAAAACAATTATCTTCAGGGTTTAGCATCTTTAACCGATTTGCTTGACGCAGAAAATGCATCACTTGAAGCTCAAAATAATTATACAAGAGCAGTTTTAAATTATAAAATTGCCGAAATATCTCTAATCAAATCAAAAGGCGAACTTAAATCTCTTACTAAATAA